The DNA sequence GTGAAAGAAGTTTCATTCTAAAAACCGTGCCTCCTCCGCTCTACCGGTTGCGTGTTCGCGGTAAAACAATTGCGACCCGCTCTCTTAACCGACTCGCACGCAACCCATTTAGCAAAGGACAGCTTCGAGCAGAGGTTCGTCACGCACTTGGCGCCCGATACATTGAAACCGAGAAATTGCCTGAAGCCATTCACATGCTTCGACGAGCTCTGAAGGCAAAGCCTGGGCTCCATCTCAAACGCGCCATTCAGCTCGACCTTGGCGAGTCTCAAAGACGCCGCGGAGCTTACAAGACAGCGCTCTTTCATTTTGAAAATGTAGCATCGGGATATGTTGATACCTTGAGTAATGAAGCTCGAGCGCGTGCAGGACAAATGGCCATCGAGTACCGCCGCTACGACGATGCGCAACGTCACTTCGAAACTCAGCTACTCAGCAACCCTCTCGGACCCAATAGAAATCAAGCACTTTGGGGCCTTGGATGGGTCGCTTGGCGGCGCGAAAAGCCCAAAGAAGCGCGGCAATTCTTTAAAACCCTACTCGAGAGCGATCCTTTTGGCCCCAAGGCTGCTGCCAGTATTTATTGGGGAGCGCGAGCCGCTCAAGAACTCGGAGATAACCATACAGCCATGGGCGAATTCCTCGCTTTGGTCCAACGTTTCCCAGTCGACTATTACGCGCACCGGGCAACGGACTACATCGAAGGCCATGCCGACCTTCAAGTCGTCACACCCGCAGCCAGCCTACCGATCTCGCACCCCAATCATCAGCTAAGCCATGTAGAAGGCTTGTTGAAAGCAAGTCTTTCCAAGCAAGCACTCAAGGGCCTTAAAGAGGTCCTGCCGCTTGCCTATGACGAGCTTGGACCCAAAGACCTTGAGCTCGGTAACTCTCTGGCAAAAGCACTGAATGCCCCGCTCTTAGCGGCCCGCTTTCGCGGAATCCGCAATCGGCGCTACCCGCAATTAACCAAGGTAACCGTCCGAACACTCGCTGCGAACTTCCCCGACCGCTATGTCTCTATCGTTAAAAGGACCGCAAAACGCTTTGCTCTGGAACCCAATGTGGTCGTCGCCCTCTCTCGGCAAGAAAGCGCTTTTAACCCTCGAGCTGTTTCCCCCGTCGGGGCCCTTGGCCTAATGCAATTGATGCCAACCACAGCAGCAGATCTCATGGGAATCAGCGTGGAATCGGAAAAATTCGACCCCAACAACATCCTGAACCCTTCGACCAATGTCTATCTAGGCTGCCGGTATCTAAAGCGGATGCTTAAAAGTTTCGACGGGACCATCGAATACGCTTTAGCGGCTTATAACGCTGGACCCGGGGCCGTACGCCGCTGGAGACGACGTGGTAAAGTGCCGGTCGAGGTCTTTGTAGAAGAGATTCCCTACGAAGAAACACGTAACTATGTGAAAAAAGTACTATCTTGGAAGCGTAAAATCGAATTTCTAGAACGGGCCCGCCACAAGGTTCGTCAACTCACACGTAAAAAGACCAAGCCATCAACTTCGGTTGCAGCCCGCTAAAAGCCCCGATCTAGCTCTCCATCATAGATAAAACCCCTTTACGGCTGCGGTTTTATGTGGATATGAGGGCGCCAAATCATGGAAACGACAAATTTACACCCTGCCCTGACTGTTCTCGACGGACTGTCCTCCAAGCCACCTGTTGGTAAACCGAACCTACTGGGTTTCACGCGGCCTGAGCTTACAACCTTTGTTGAGGAGGCAGGCGAGAAGCGTTTTCGCGCCGATCAGCTTTTTACAGCACTCTTCGAACAGAAAATCAGTGGCTTTTCGGAAATCACCACGCTCTCCAAAACCTTACGCCAAGCACTGACCGATACCTTTGTGATCAGTCGGCCCACCATCGACCAAGTCGAAGCTTCTGAAGACGGTACACGTAAATACCGATTCGTAAGCGTGGACGGATTGGCATTTGAGGCCGTCTATATTCCTCAAGTGGCCAAAGGCAGTCGCACCAATACTCTATGCGTCTCCAGCCAAACGGGGTGCGCAGTTGGCTGCAAATTTTGCTTCACCGCCTCGTTGCGCCGCAACCGAAACTTGGCTGCAGCTGAAATTGTTGGCCAGGTACTGGCAGTCCAAGATGATGTAACCGCCGAGGATGAACATGCCCGGGTCACGAATATTGTCTTCATGGGCATGGGCGAGCCTCTTTTAAACTTCAATGAAGTGATTAAAGCCTGTAAAATTCTTCTCGATGAAAAAGGCTGCCAGTTTTCGGGACGACGCATTACCATCAGTACCTCTGGTATCGTCCCGCGTATTTATGAATTGGGTCGTGAACTGCCAACTCAGCTGGCTATTTCTTTAAACGCAACGACCAACGAGCAACGCAACCGCGTGATGCCCATTAACAAGAAGTGGCCGATTGAAGAGCTTATTGAAGCTATGCGTGCCTATCCGTTGGCCAATCGGCGTAAAATCACTGTCGAATATGTTTTAATTAAAGACGTAAACGATACCCCGGCAGATGCGCGAAGGCTCATCCGGCTCCTTGAAGGTATCCCCGTAAAGGTCAACCTATTGCCTCTCAATGCCCATGACCGAACCGAGTTCGAAACACCTCCATGGGAGCGGGTGGTCGCTTTTCAAAAGATTCTGCGAAATGCCAAAATGAATACGCTTTTACGCACACCACGTGGACAAGATATTTCCGCGGCCTGTGGGCAGCTCGGCGAAACCGTTCCACTGCCTGCACCCAAGACTTAAGCCAAGTTTCTTCAACAATTTGGCGATCTCCCGTAAGCTTTGGTAGCTTCAACCCAATGTCTATCTTAGAGCCAAGCGATTTTACGTATATTGCCGACCTCGTCATGAGCAAAACCGGCGTTCTTCTTCAAGAAGCGCAGCACGACTTTGTCCGAAAAAGGGTGCTTCCCATCGCGCGAGAAGGTGGTTTTGACGAAATCGCGGACCTCGTTGACCAGCTGCAGATGAGCCCTAACTCTAAGCTTCACAGCCGCGTCATCGAAGCAGTCTTAGAAGATGAAACAATGTTCTTCCGAGATTTCAGCTCCTATAAGTTTCTTCGCCATTCCGTGGCCAAAGACCTTTTTGGTAAACGCGTCGATAAAAAAGAGCTCAACATATGGTGTGCCGCATGCTCCAGTGGGCAAGAAGCCTATTCCATCTCGATTATGCTCAAAGATGCGCTGAAACAATTTGAAGGTTGGAAAATCAATATTCTAGCCACAGATATTTCACCGACACTCATCAAAAAAGCCAAAACCGGAGTCTTTAGCCAAACAGAAGTCAACCGCGGATTACCGGCGAGCCTTTTGCTGAAGCACTTCGACCGAGAAGGTACGATCTGGAAAATCCACGACGAACACACCAGCGGCATCCAATTTGAGGTCTTCAACCTCATGAACGACTGGAATGAGCTGCCTGTATTCGACATCATTTTGATGCGCAATATCCTCAGCTACTTTCCTCATGACACGCAAATAACGATTTACGACAAGCTCTTTGAGCATATGCATCCTGAGACCTATCTCTTCTTAAGTGCAAACGAGGCGCCCGCCGATGGTGATAGGTTCTTCCTTCTCAAAAGCACCGAAAAAGATGCATGCTACCAGCTCTTGCCGC is a window from the Deltaproteobacteria bacterium genome containing:
- a CDS encoding transglycosylase SLT domain-containing protein, yielding MLVLTSQVPEPSGIEPTLVPSAVPQESSLPSASEQEIEELQRIDEGRKLLEQGLAEEAHSKLSQAFASSWGKNISTLAVRAWALFETGRYEELLKILPEDQHDNEIVFLKGSALMGLGKQEEGIVLLRQLWWREPTQVWGVWALWQLGKANLVSRYLKGERSFILKTVPPPLYRLRVRGKTIATRSLNRLARNPFSKGQLRAEVRHALGARYIETEKLPEAIHMLRRALKAKPGLHLKRAIQLDLGESQRRRGAYKTALFHFENVASGYVDTLSNEARARAGQMAIEYRRYDDAQRHFETQLLSNPLGPNRNQALWGLGWVAWRREKPKEARQFFKTLLESDPFGPKAAASIYWGARAAQELGDNHTAMGEFLALVQRFPVDYYAHRATDYIEGHADLQVVTPAASLPISHPNHQLSHVEGLLKASLSKQALKGLKEVLPLAYDELGPKDLELGNSLAKALNAPLLAARFRGIRNRRYPQLTKVTVRTLAANFPDRYVSIVKRTAKRFALEPNVVVALSRQESAFNPRAVSPVGALGLMQLMPTTAADLMGISVESEKFDPNNILNPSTNVYLGCRYLKRMLKSFDGTIEYALAAYNAGPGAVRRWRRRGKVPVEVFVEEIPYEETRNYVKKVLSWKRKIEFLERARHKVRQLTRKKTKPSTSVAAR
- the rlmN gene encoding 23S rRNA (adenine(2503)-C(2))-methyltransferase RlmN codes for the protein METTNLHPALTVLDGLSSKPPVGKPNLLGFTRPELTTFVEEAGEKRFRADQLFTALFEQKISGFSEITTLSKTLRQALTDTFVISRPTIDQVEASEDGTRKYRFVSVDGLAFEAVYIPQVAKGSRTNTLCVSSQTGCAVGCKFCFTASLRRNRNLAAAEIVGQVLAVQDDVTAEDEHARVTNIVFMGMGEPLLNFNEVIKACKILLDEKGCQFSGRRITISTSGIVPRIYELGRELPTQLAISLNATTNEQRNRVMPINKKWPIEELIEAMRAYPLANRRKITVEYVLIKDVNDTPADARRLIRLLEGIPVKVNLLPLNAHDRTEFETPPWERVVAFQKILRNAKMNTLLRTPRGQDISAACGQLGETVPLPAPKT